In Simplicispira sp. 125, one DNA window encodes the following:
- the rpsT gene encoding 30S ribosomal protein S20: MASAKPKKKNPRLASGRKRVRQDTKLNAANTSLRSKYRTAVKNVEKAILAGDKTKAVELFAKMQSVVDNVADKGIFHKNKAARDKSRLSAKVKTLALAA; this comes from the coding sequence ATGGCATCTGCTAAACCCAAGAAGAAGAACCCGCGCCTGGCGTCGGGCCGCAAGCGCGTCCGCCAGGACACGAAACTCAACGCCGCGAACACCTCGCTGCGCTCCAAATACCGTACCGCCGTGAAGAATGTCGAAAAGGCCATTTTGGCCGGCGACAAGACCAAGGCGGTCGAACTGTTCGCCAAGATGCAATCCGTGGTGGACAACGTTGCCGACAAGGGCATCTTCCACAAGAACAAGGCCGCTCGCGATAAGAGCCGCCTGTCCGCCAAGGTGAAAACCCTGGCACTGGCCGCCTGA
- the murJ gene encoding murein biosynthesis integral membrane protein MurJ: MTLLKSASTVSLLTLASRVTGLIRDLLMASVFGANALTDAFNVAFRIPNLFRRLFAEGAFSQAFVPVLATTKAQNGDEVTQRLIASVATVLAWVLVLTCLVGVLGAPLLVWALASGLRQSAEAYDAAVLMTRWMFPYIGFMSMVALSAGILNTWKHFAVPAASPVLLNLCMIGAAWLLAPRFEAWGIEPIFAMAAGVMLGGVLQLAAQVPVLRRLGLLPRIGLTWAAIRSAWAEPGVRRVLQLMAPILLGVGVAQISLLINTQIASHLAPGSVTWLFYADRLMEFPTALLGVALGVVLTPQLTAARAAGDAQQYSAMLDWGLRIVVLLAVPCAVALLTFAGPLVATLFHHGKLTDGDVGQIAVALAGYGAGLLGLVAIKVLAPGYYASQDVRTPVKIAIAVLVITQLLNLALVPLMAHAGLALSIGLGALVNALWLLVGLLRRGSFRPNPGWRLYMLQVLAASVLMAVFLLWASDHFDWLQMRAHSLQRAGLLALVVVGAAGLYFGVLWVAGLKFRALLRR; encoded by the coding sequence GTGACCTTGCTCAAATCTGCCTCCACCGTCTCCCTGCTCACTCTGGCGTCCCGTGTGACGGGGCTCATACGCGACCTTCTGATGGCCTCGGTGTTCGGGGCCAATGCGCTGACCGATGCATTCAACGTCGCCTTCCGGATTCCCAACCTCTTCCGCCGCCTGTTTGCGGAAGGGGCCTTCAGCCAGGCCTTTGTCCCGGTGCTGGCCACCACCAAGGCGCAGAACGGCGACGAGGTCACGCAGCGCCTGATCGCCAGCGTGGCCACCGTGCTTGCCTGGGTGCTGGTGTTGACCTGTCTGGTCGGTGTGCTGGGTGCGCCCTTGCTGGTGTGGGCCCTGGCCAGCGGCCTGCGGCAAAGCGCAGAAGCTTACGACGCAGCGGTGCTGATGACCCGCTGGATGTTCCCCTACATCGGTTTCATGTCGATGGTGGCCTTGTCGGCGGGCATCCTGAACACCTGGAAGCACTTTGCCGTGCCTGCGGCTTCGCCCGTGCTGCTCAACCTGTGCATGATCGGCGCGGCCTGGCTCCTGGCGCCCCGGTTCGAGGCCTGGGGGATCGAGCCCATTTTTGCCATGGCGGCCGGGGTGATGCTGGGGGGCGTGCTGCAACTGGCCGCGCAGGTGCCTGTGCTGCGCCGCCTGGGGCTGCTGCCGCGCATCGGTCTGACCTGGGCCGCAATTCGCAGCGCCTGGGCCGAACCTGGCGTGCGCCGTGTGCTTCAGCTGATGGCTCCCATTCTGCTGGGTGTAGGGGTGGCGCAGATATCGCTGCTGATCAATACGCAGATTGCCTCGCATCTGGCGCCGGGCAGCGTGACCTGGTTGTTTTACGCTGACCGCCTGATGGAGTTTCCCACCGCGCTGCTGGGCGTGGCGCTGGGCGTGGTGCTCACGCCGCAACTCACGGCAGCCAGGGCGGCGGGCGATGCGCAGCAGTATTCGGCCATGCTCGACTGGGGGCTGCGCATCGTGGTGTTGCTGGCCGTGCCCTGCGCGGTGGCGCTGCTCACGTTCGCTGGCCCGCTCGTGGCCACACTGTTCCACCACGGCAAGCTGACGGACGGCGATGTGGGGCAGATTGCCGTGGCCTTGGCGGGTTACGGCGCAGGCTTGCTGGGGCTCGTCGCCATCAAGGTGCTGGCGCCTGGTTACTACGCCAGCCAGGATGTGCGTACCCCCGTCAAAATTGCCATCGCGGTGCTGGTGATCACGCAGTTGCTCAATCTGGCGTTGGTGCCGTTGATGGCACATGCCGGGCTGGCGCTGTCCATTGGTCTGGGCGCGCTGGTCAATGCCTTGTGGCTGCTGGTGGGTTTACTGCGCCGCGGCAGCTTTCGCCCCAATCCGGGGTGGCGGCTGTATATGCTGCAGGTGTTGGCCGCGAGCGTCTTGATGGCCGTGTTTTTGTTGTGGGCGTCTGACCACTTTGACTGGCTGCAGATGCGTGCCCACAGCTTGCAGCGTGCCGGTTTATTGGCGCTGGTGGTGGTGGGTGCGGCAGGTTTGTATTTCGGCGTGCTGTGGGTGGCAGGCCTGAAGTTTCGGGCGCTGCTGCGGCGTTGA